A window of Pirellula sp. SH-Sr6A contains these coding sequences:
- a CDS encoding MFS transporter gives MVQNLPNRTSAIVLIGTVLLAVNMYVDRAAVGQLRSSISAEFGWERDEAAYFIGAFFWAYALGQVPAAALGLRFGFKTVLTVFLVLWSGATILTGLSQSFAVLISSRVALGLAEAGAYPNANALIRGWFPERLRGRACSAVTFGGRLGWAISQFLTPILEVAFSSWRAVLIVYGVVGILLAIPFHLLAKDGSTTDSQKGAEPPDQIDTREVSSEQYSAPGAEALTFGQMLVEPNLVRASLVQFLLNFGWVFLLSDLPSYLTGELGVGKVEAGFLSSLPAWVSCVGMVAGGIITDWTSRHLGLRWGRSLPIAMSMFVCGIVSFVCPWFTHPLSFVALLSVMAIAADISNPSVWAFSQDIGGRNAGKVLGWVNMFGNFGAGLSPVAISMIQRQFGWDACFWAFSLCFVVAGVTALGMDSNRKLNRNHA, from the coding sequence ATGGTACAGAATCTTCCGAATCGAACGAGTGCGATCGTATTGATCGGGACAGTGCTTCTCGCGGTCAACATGTATGTCGATCGAGCGGCAGTAGGGCAGCTTCGAAGTTCGATCTCGGCGGAATTTGGTTGGGAGCGAGATGAGGCTGCTTACTTCATCGGAGCTTTTTTCTGGGCGTACGCGTTGGGGCAAGTCCCCGCGGCGGCTTTGGGGCTAAGGTTTGGATTCAAGACAGTATTGACCGTTTTTCTGGTGTTGTGGTCGGGCGCGACGATTCTCACAGGGCTCTCGCAGTCATTTGCGGTTTTGATTTCGTCCAGGGTGGCATTGGGGCTCGCTGAAGCTGGCGCTTATCCCAATGCCAACGCGCTGATACGGGGCTGGTTTCCGGAGCGGCTGCGAGGTCGAGCGTGTAGTGCCGTGACATTCGGAGGCCGTTTAGGCTGGGCTATTTCGCAGTTTCTCACACCGATTTTGGAAGTTGCTTTCTCGAGTTGGCGAGCGGTTTTGATCGTATATGGCGTCGTGGGGATTTTGTTAGCCATTCCCTTTCATCTGCTCGCCAAAGATGGATCGACCACCGATTCACAAAAAGGGGCAGAACCTCCCGATCAAATAGACACTCGAGAGGTGAGCAGTGAACAATACTCTGCACCTGGGGCGGAGGCGTTGACGTTTGGACAGATGTTGGTGGAACCGAATCTCGTTCGTGCTAGCCTCGTTCAGTTTCTACTTAACTTTGGGTGGGTGTTTTTGTTAAGCGATTTGCCCAGCTACCTCACAGGCGAGCTAGGGGTTGGGAAGGTGGAAGCTGGGTTTCTGTCCTCCCTACCGGCCTGGGTGAGTTGTGTTGGGATGGTAGCGGGAGGGATCATCACGGACTGGACATCCCGGCATTTGGGTTTGCGATGGGGGCGTTCATTGCCGATTGCGATGAGTATGTTCGTGTGCGGGATCGTGTCGTTTGTCTGCCCTTGGTTCACCCATCCCCTGAGTTTCGTCGCGTTGCTCAGCGTCATGGCGATTGCCGCAGACATATCGAATCCATCGGTTTGGGCCTTCTCCCAGGATATTGGGGGCAGGAATGCAGGCAAGGTGCTTGGATGGGTCAATATGTTTGGTAATTTTGGCGCGGGACTCAGTCCGGTCGCCATTTCGATGATTCAGCGCCAATTCGGGTGGGATGCTTGTTTCTGGGCCTTTTCCCTCTGCTTCGTCGTCGCCGGTGTCACTGCGTTAGGAATGGATTCCAATCGAAAACTGAATCGGAATCATGCGTAG
- a CDS encoding sulfatase — protein sequence MPLPIPLPARLLPIFGSWLVMLLLPSLSSAQSNSPGNSPARPNILWITSEDNGPQLGCYGDRFASSPHIDALAAKGLRFNQCWSNAPVCAPARTTIITGMYATSFGASNMRSRGTRKPNTLLLPELLRAEGYYCSNNVKEDYNFNATTKPWNASSNKAHWRNRPNQSPFFSVFNFTTTHESQIRTRPHDAKKDPQKVPIPPYHPDLPEVRQDWAQYYDKIEEMDGQVGKVLQELEADGLSDSTIVFYFGDHGSGMPRSKRWLYQSGLHVPMIVFVPEKLRAIAGESYQPSGTSDRLIAFVDLVPTVLRLAGAAIPSYLEGTPFLGTNIPDAPKYAFGFRDRMDERIDMSRAVRNDRYLYIKNFMPFRPQGTYLTYMFQTPTTQVWKKAFDEGKLNEAQSAFWKPKPPEELYDLQSDPFQIHNLAGTEALRSVQQELRDQLRHHMIRTQDKGVVPEAIVKANQVDSNWNWSELVDAAFQGSSLNGPAPNRDSDNPIVRYWAAQRLLVAGANQPTRADYQNACIALLKDSNPSVRIPAAEAACRSTEPDLKRLGFETLLQLCDVEKWEGMQAIAAMNSLVNLQMTIDEPQRKKIGIDPALEPVYREYVTRLLETLGSQQN from the coding sequence ATGCCTCTCCCAATCCCTTTGCCCGCTCGTCTGTTGCCCATCTTCGGCTCTTGGCTCGTGATGCTGCTACTGCCAAGTTTATCGAGCGCACAAAGTAACTCTCCCGGCAACTCGCCCGCGCGTCCCAACATTCTTTGGATCACGTCCGAAGACAATGGTCCACAACTCGGCTGCTACGGAGATCGATTCGCCTCAAGCCCTCATATCGACGCGTTAGCGGCTAAGGGGTTGCGATTCAACCAATGCTGGTCCAACGCCCCCGTCTGCGCGCCCGCTCGAACCACCATCATCACTGGCATGTATGCAACTTCGTTCGGCGCGTCGAACATGCGGAGCCGAGGAACCCGAAAACCAAATACGCTTCTTCTGCCCGAACTCCTGCGGGCCGAAGGTTACTACTGCAGCAACAACGTCAAAGAAGATTACAACTTCAACGCCACCACCAAACCCTGGAACGCGTCGAGCAACAAAGCGCACTGGCGCAATCGACCCAACCAATCCCCATTCTTTTCGGTCTTCAATTTCACGACCACCCACGAAAGCCAAATTCGAACACGGCCCCATGACGCGAAGAAAGACCCGCAAAAGGTCCCCATCCCCCCATACCACCCCGACCTACCGGAAGTCCGTCAAGACTGGGCACAGTACTACGACAAGATCGAAGAAATGGACGGACAAGTCGGCAAGGTTCTTCAAGAGCTCGAGGCCGATGGCCTATCCGATTCCACCATCGTGTTCTACTTCGGCGATCACGGTAGCGGGATGCCTCGCAGCAAGCGTTGGTTGTACCAAAGCGGTCTCCACGTCCCAATGATTGTCTTCGTTCCCGAGAAACTGCGCGCCATCGCTGGTGAGTCCTACCAGCCCTCCGGCACTTCCGATCGATTGATTGCGTTTGTGGATCTAGTTCCCACCGTCCTCCGATTGGCCGGCGCTGCCATTCCCTCGTACCTCGAAGGAACCCCCTTCCTGGGAACGAACATCCCAGATGCACCGAAGTACGCATTTGGATTTCGAGACCGAATGGATGAAAGAATCGATATGTCGCGCGCCGTGCGCAACGACCGTTACCTTTACATTAAGAACTTCATGCCCTTCCGCCCGCAAGGCACCTACTTGACCTACATGTTCCAAACGCCGACCACCCAAGTCTGGAAAAAGGCCTTCGATGAGGGAAAACTAAACGAAGCCCAAAGCGCCTTCTGGAAACCAAAGCCCCCTGAAGAACTCTATGACTTGCAGTCAGACCCGTTTCAAATCCACAACCTTGCCGGAACCGAAGCACTTCGATCCGTTCAGCAGGAACTGCGCGATCAACTCCGCCATCACATGATTCGGACGCAGGACAAAGGTGTCGTTCCCGAAGCGATTGTAAAGGCGAATCAGGTGGACTCGAACTGGAACTGGAGCGAATTGGTCGATGCTGCTTTTCAGGGATCCTCTTTGAATGGCCCAGCTCCCAATCGGGACTCTGACAATCCAATCGTTCGGTATTGGGCCGCTCAGCGCCTCCTCGTTGCCGGTGCGAACCAGCCGACGCGAGCGGATTACCAAAACGCTTGCATCGCATTGCTGAAAGACTCCAACCCGAGCGTTCGCATTCCAGCCGCCGAGGCCGCTTGCAGGTCCACCGAGCCCGATCTGAAACGCCTAGGATTCGAAACTCTTCTTCAACTCTGCGACGTCGAAAAATGGGAAGGAATGCAAGCGATTGCGGCCATGAATAGCTTGGTGAACCTCCAAATGACGATCGACGAACCTCAGCGAAAAAAAATCGGAATCGATCCAGCACTCGAACCGGTCTATCGGGAGTATGTCACCCGTCTGCTGGAAACTCTCGGATCGCAACAAAATTGA
- a CDS encoding rhamnulokinase, with protein MSGDIVLAVDLGASSGRVLAAEILQDRIQLHDVHRFDNVPVHVGRRLHWDIVGLWSDVEKGLRLAALRFGDRIASVGVDTWGVDYVLLDRNDDLVGPAFCYRDSRTNGLMHQAFDRLSRKEIFAHSGLQFMEINTLYQLWSMRVENSPQLDIAENFLMIPDFFHWQLSGHKVNEATNASTTQMLDPNTRDWSDRILDAFQIPRHLFLPPVQPGTILGPVVPKLRTRTGLPDSCQVIVPATHDTGSAVIAVPAEGFAETTPKWCYISSGTWSLMGVELASPVLSDSCHDLNFTNEGGANGSVRLLKNIAGLWPFQQLRTSWLRKGTEVSWSDLTAMATQAAPLQTFVDIEHPMFVAPEDMLTEVEKYLRGTHQSIPDAGGLARALLESLAMRYRTCLEWLESILGYRLETIHIVGGGVQNQLLCQMTADACNRTVIAGPVEATALGNVATQCIALGRFSDIQEVRNWMRAMPDIQTYEPKSPDLWAEAADRFQKVTAQYR; from the coding sequence ATGAGCGGTGATATTGTTTTGGCTGTCGATCTCGGTGCATCCAGCGGTCGCGTCTTGGCTGCGGAGATCTTGCAGGATCGCATCCAACTGCACGACGTACACCGTTTCGACAATGTCCCGGTCCATGTCGGACGCCGTTTGCATTGGGATATCGTCGGCTTGTGGAGCGATGTCGAGAAAGGCCTCCGACTCGCCGCTCTTCGCTTTGGGGATCGAATCGCCAGTGTCGGCGTCGATACATGGGGCGTCGATTATGTACTGCTCGACCGAAACGACGATCTCGTTGGCCCCGCCTTTTGCTACCGAGATTCGCGGACGAACGGTCTCATGCACCAAGCGTTTGATCGACTGTCCCGAAAAGAGATCTTCGCCCATAGCGGACTCCAATTCATGGAGATTAACACGCTTTATCAACTTTGGAGCATGCGCGTCGAGAACTCTCCCCAACTCGACATCGCAGAAAACTTTTTGATGATTCCCGACTTCTTCCACTGGCAGCTGTCGGGGCATAAAGTCAACGAAGCCACCAACGCGAGCACCACTCAGATGTTGGACCCCAACACGCGAGATTGGTCGGACCGCATTCTCGATGCCTTCCAAATACCCAGACACCTCTTTCTGCCACCGGTCCAACCTGGCACCATTCTTGGTCCAGTCGTCCCCAAACTTCGTACCCGCACGGGATTGCCCGATAGCTGCCAAGTCATCGTACCTGCAACGCACGACACTGGTTCGGCGGTGATCGCGGTCCCAGCCGAAGGGTTTGCCGAAACCACCCCAAAATGGTGCTATATCAGCTCGGGAACATGGTCCCTCATGGGTGTCGAGCTGGCTTCCCCTGTCCTTAGCGACTCGTGCCACGATTTGAATTTCACCAATGAAGGGGGCGCCAATGGAAGCGTTCGACTTCTCAAAAACATCGCAGGTCTCTGGCCCTTTCAGCAACTACGCACGTCCTGGCTTCGCAAAGGAACAGAAGTCAGTTGGTCCGATTTGACCGCCATGGCCACCCAAGCCGCACCTCTGCAAACCTTTGTCGACATCGAACACCCGATGTTCGTGGCCCCGGAAGATATGCTCACGGAAGTTGAAAAATACCTGCGAGGTACCCATCAATCGATCCCGGACGCGGGCGGGCTCGCTCGGGCTCTGCTGGAAAGCCTTGCGATGCGATACCGGACTTGCCTCGAATGGCTCGAATCGATTCTCGGATACCGCTTGGAAACCATCCACATCGTCGGTGGTGGCGTCCAAAACCAACTCTTGTGCCAAATGACGGCCGACGCATGCAATCGAACCGTGATCGCGGGCCCCGTCGAAGCCACAGCCTTGGGCAACGTTGCCACCCAATGCATTGCCCTCGGCCGATTCTCCGACATCCAAGAAGTTCGAAACTGGATGCGGGCTATGCCGGATATCCAAACCTATGAGCCCAAGTCGCCCGATCTTTGGGCCGAGGCAGCCGATCGATTCCAAAAAGTGACCGCTCAATATCGCTAA
- the thiD gene encoding bifunctional hydroxymethylpyrimidine kinase/phosphomethylpyrimidine kinase: MIAKHGDDSGDDSGDVITLSPHCVALTIAGSDPSGGAGLQADLKTFQQLGVYGMSVVTLVTVQNTLGVRRVEVLTPDLVIDQIRAVREDIEPLAVKTGALGSVAIVEAVSAEMATVPVPVVVDPVLVSKHGDSLADESVVVAYKDWLLPHATLVTPNRFEAEMLSGVSVDSEKSGVKAARVLRDLGAECVLIKMGACEGKSLHVLAMGDQVVSLWMPRLDANNTHGTGCILSAAIACGFAKGNGDVQEVVEFGLQEVFKAIHVNTGLGRGIHPAEVRALGS, from the coding sequence ATGATTGCGAAGCACGGTGATGATTCCGGTGATGATTCCGGTGACGTCATCACTCTTTCTCCCCATTGCGTCGCGCTCACCATTGCGGGTTCTGATCCGAGCGGGGGAGCGGGGCTGCAAGCCGATTTGAAGACATTCCAGCAACTGGGTGTGTATGGAATGTCTGTTGTGACGTTGGTGACCGTTCAAAATACGCTTGGGGTCAGGCGCGTGGAGGTGCTCACACCCGACTTGGTCATCGATCAGATCCGGGCCGTTCGCGAGGATATTGAGCCCTTGGCGGTAAAGACCGGAGCATTGGGTAGCGTCGCGATTGTTGAGGCGGTGTCTGCGGAGATGGCGACGGTCCCTGTGCCGGTCGTGGTCGATCCCGTTTTGGTGAGCAAGCATGGTGATTCGTTAGCGGACGAATCCGTCGTTGTTGCTTACAAGGATTGGTTGTTGCCCCATGCAACGTTGGTAACGCCGAACCGATTCGAAGCGGAGATGCTTTCGGGGGTATCGGTGGATAGCGAAAAAAGCGGAGTCAAAGCGGCCCGCGTATTGCGTGACTTGGGTGCCGAGTGTGTTTTGATCAAGATGGGGGCTTGCGAAGGGAAGTCTCTCCATGTGCTCGCCATGGGGGATCAGGTTGTTTCGCTTTGGATGCCACGGTTGGACGCAAACAATACGCACGGCACGGGTTGCATTCTTTCTGCCGCCATCGCTTGCGGATTCGCCAAAGGGAATGGTGACGTCCAGGAGGTGGTGGAGTTTGGGCTTCAGGAAGTCTTCAAGGCCATCCATGTGAATACCGGGCTAGGACGCGGAATTCATCCGGCAGAAGTCCGCGCGCTGGGGAGCTAA
- a CDS encoding acyl carrier protein — protein MDNPSQLANLEAAESKIIEYLKKIVGGAPRPDDSLAVLGVDSVAMAELTFELEKQFSIQIDDDILDVDTIRELTHYVLSRQKQ, from the coding sequence ATGGACAACCCGTCGCAGCTTGCAAATCTGGAGGCTGCGGAGTCGAAGATCATCGAGTATCTGAAAAAGATAGTTGGTGGGGCTCCCAGACCAGATGATTCGCTAGCAGTGCTTGGAGTGGATTCGGTTGCCATGGCTGAGCTTACGTTCGAGTTGGAGAAACAATTTTCGATCCAAATCGACGACGACATTCTCGATGTCGATACGATTCGCGAACTCACGCATTACGTTCTTTCCCGTCAAAAGCAGTAA
- a CDS encoding protein-disulfide reductase DsbD family protein — MRAPRIRTLLLSLALFVLAGIPSALAQSSSSKKGLKGFTLPSANSIPCTFQASYELEEGGTRGVLRVTATPDPGYHIFSVTQPDGGPGRTIITSKDRSIKLGTFEPDLPPHISLDEAGFEGLQVESHEGAVTWAASMELPTVPDKPAPIELSIKAQVCIEGKCIPILGEKVMAEFDSYYASAKSLQGKGPFRESESLSAWTVSLSHEKAKRGDTVELILKGTPDPSFHFYKYDSMDPSVESRTLIVLKQKAGMKAGAPVASKPVVHQDMGAGLEVDYYDGEVEWRIPLKVPADAIPNRYPISGQVGYQACNEGSCDQPRGLEFRVELEITENESVPTPVFASIKSIPYKTIAELPKRSQWIDERRVALTLSLNEILTKFCLAMLGGLILNVMPCVLPVIGLKILGFVSEAAGDRRTASRLTFVYAMGIISLIFGLGLLSVVVRQVTGQAYGWGEQFGSVAFRIVSTSFMFALALSFLGVWDIPIPGFATGGKSAELAGREGYLGAFFKGLITTILATPCSAPFLGGVFVVALNQPSWLVLLIFTGVGLGMALPYLLISFQPSLLGFIPKPGPWMETFKEFLAFPMLLAVVMFVNGFTGDQKIAMLASLIFVWFACWLIGRVPAWASIGPKLRNWGIGVAVAVAGSIGSFYMMSPSPYSLAWKAYNEETLDQMVAEGKTVLIDFTAEWCQNCKLNLNQAIHTKKVKDWVEKNGVVAMEADMTEYPPHIKDKLNELESISIPVLAIYKPGDTETPIVLRDLVSEKDVLEALKEAGPSRALESVPPSLPTAMPASTAASGLEPVN; from the coding sequence ATGAGAGCTCCCCGTATTCGCACATTGCTATTGTCCCTCGCACTTTTTGTGCTCGCCGGGATTCCCAGCGCGCTCGCTCAGTCGAGTTCATCGAAGAAAGGGTTGAAGGGATTCACTCTTCCGAGTGCGAACTCCATTCCGTGCACTTTTCAGGCAAGTTACGAGTTGGAAGAAGGAGGAACCCGAGGAGTGTTGCGTGTGACCGCAACTCCTGATCCTGGGTACCACATTTTCTCGGTGACGCAGCCAGACGGTGGACCGGGGCGAACGATCATCACCTCCAAGGATAGGTCGATCAAGCTCGGGACCTTTGAACCGGACCTTCCCCCTCATATCTCGCTCGATGAGGCTGGCTTTGAAGGTTTGCAAGTGGAGTCGCACGAAGGCGCTGTGACGTGGGCGGCATCTATGGAGTTGCCGACGGTACCCGACAAGCCGGCACCCATCGAGCTTTCCATCAAAGCGCAGGTTTGCATCGAAGGGAAGTGCATTCCGATCCTCGGTGAGAAAGTGATGGCCGAGTTCGACAGTTACTATGCCTCGGCAAAGAGTTTGCAAGGGAAAGGTCCCTTTCGTGAGAGCGAATCCTTGTCGGCTTGGACGGTTTCCCTTTCGCATGAGAAAGCGAAACGGGGCGATACCGTTGAACTGATTTTGAAAGGGACGCCGGATCCATCCTTTCATTTTTACAAATACGATTCCATGGATCCATCGGTCGAATCGCGCACGTTGATCGTGCTCAAGCAGAAAGCGGGCATGAAGGCGGGTGCGCCGGTCGCGAGCAAGCCCGTAGTTCACCAAGACATGGGGGCGGGACTCGAAGTCGACTACTACGATGGGGAAGTGGAGTGGCGGATCCCTCTCAAGGTCCCTGCGGACGCGATTCCCAATCGGTACCCCATCAGCGGACAGGTTGGCTATCAGGCATGCAATGAAGGTTCATGCGACCAGCCTCGAGGATTGGAGTTCCGCGTGGAGCTAGAGATCACCGAGAACGAGTCTGTCCCGACCCCGGTATTCGCATCGATCAAGTCGATTCCATACAAGACGATCGCCGAGCTACCGAAACGGAGTCAGTGGATCGATGAACGACGCGTGGCGCTGACGCTCAGTTTGAATGAGATCCTCACGAAGTTCTGCTTGGCCATGCTCGGAGGATTGATTCTCAATGTAATGCCGTGCGTGCTGCCAGTAATCGGACTGAAGATTCTGGGGTTTGTAAGTGAAGCGGCAGGGGATCGACGAACAGCGAGTCGGTTGACCTTTGTTTATGCCATGGGAATCATCTCCCTGATCTTCGGATTGGGACTGCTCAGCGTGGTGGTGCGGCAGGTGACAGGTCAGGCGTATGGTTGGGGCGAACAGTTCGGGTCGGTGGCGTTTCGGATTGTTTCGACTTCCTTTATGTTCGCACTTGCACTGAGCTTTCTGGGCGTTTGGGACATACCGATCCCCGGGTTTGCGACGGGAGGAAAGAGTGCGGAGCTGGCGGGGCGCGAGGGTTACCTGGGCGCTTTCTTCAAAGGGTTGATTACGACGATTTTGGCGACACCGTGCAGTGCTCCTTTCTTGGGAGGAGTGTTCGTCGTCGCGCTCAACCAGCCGTCGTGGCTCGTATTGTTGATATTTACCGGCGTTGGTTTGGGCATGGCATTGCCGTATTTGTTGATCAGTTTCCAGCCTAGTTTGTTAGGGTTTATTCCTAAGCCTGGCCCGTGGATGGAGACATTTAAAGAGTTCCTGGCGTTTCCGATGCTCTTGGCCGTGGTCATGTTTGTCAATGGCTTCACAGGGGATCAGAAGATTGCGATGCTGGCATCGCTGATTTTTGTGTGGTTCGCGTGTTGGTTGATAGGTCGCGTCCCTGCTTGGGCGAGTATCGGACCGAAGCTTCGCAATTGGGGGATCGGCGTGGCCGTTGCGGTGGCGGGATCGATCGGATCTTTCTACATGATGAGTCCTTCGCCATATTCGTTGGCTTGGAAGGCCTATAACGAGGAGACGCTCGATCAAATGGTGGCGGAGGGGAAGACGGTTTTGATCGATTTCACTGCCGAGTGGTGTCAGAATTGCAAATTGAATTTGAACCAAGCCATCCATACCAAGAAGGTGAAGGATTGGGTGGAAAAGAATGGGGTCGTCGCCATGGAGGCGGACATGACCGAATATCCACCCCATATCAAAGACAAGCTCAACGAGTTGGAAAGCATTTCCATTCCGGTTTTAGCAATCTATAAGCCTGGAGATACCGAAACACCTATTGTGCTTCGAGACCTTGTCAGCGAAAAAGACGTCTTGGAAGCATTGAAGGAAGCGGGTCCAAGCCGGGCGTTGGAGTCGGTGCCTCCTTCGCTCCCTACGGCGATGCCTGCTTCGACAGCAGCGAGCGGGCTCGAACCGGTTAATTGA
- a CDS encoding PP2C family protein-serine/threonine phosphatase, with protein MKRRYPSHLKIHAEDSSSRDTLAVQRSRSYAGLEQDEIRSVLKAFSEATGWSVSSRSPQKENSSAVPSPHVMTGLRGQRWRLVESLVQDGLLDPSDLSDLPSVSMDRAQSLLQAIEGLVDRLESAEETVRRQEAELATTVGVTSSQDRNRETADRLESILESASKSIGACAAAIYLLDEETTSLKMRACIGLPKSRLTLPPRPLKGSLGDLEALLGNAVLLTDIEMMPEWPSPEDFGAAIVAPIGSQNMPYGTVWFWSEKNRGYSATQVEIVNLASGRIMNEIEHSLLGEELQESREMRKQIDTASVTQASMLPDAQRLHEHFDVHGWTFQNGSLGGGFHQWDATPNRMLGLLVGNANQQGPEGALVATSIQSMTRMQWNQQASLGSIMQSINDLHWSMQDADWKASMALFYINPETGYGSLCNAGNVHAFVVSERGFRPIAASCSPIATSPDPTFIPHRFVLQPSEILIAYTSDIVDEQVYEPNPRRGRSRRTMPYSHLNQNSLLQIVRDMSTQRCSDIAGFLARTLPTFERDRRNGLDRSLILMKNTKVPK; from the coding sequence GTGAAACGTAGGTATCCGTCGCATTTGAAAATCCACGCCGAAGATTCGTCATCGCGAGACACCCTTGCCGTTCAGCGCTCCCGCAGCTATGCCGGGCTCGAACAAGACGAAATTCGCAGTGTACTCAAAGCGTTCTCCGAAGCCACGGGATGGTCAGTCTCATCCCGGTCCCCCCAAAAGGAGAACTCCAGCGCCGTCCCATCACCGCACGTGATGACAGGACTTCGAGGCCAGCGCTGGCGTCTGGTGGAATCGCTCGTTCAAGACGGGTTGCTCGATCCAAGCGATCTTTCCGACCTCCCATCCGTGTCGATGGATCGAGCACAATCGCTTCTCCAAGCCATCGAAGGCCTCGTCGATCGCTTGGAGAGCGCGGAGGAAACGGTCCGCCGACAAGAAGCCGAACTCGCTACCACCGTTGGAGTGACGTCGTCCCAAGACCGAAATCGCGAAACGGCGGACCGTTTAGAATCCATCCTCGAAAGCGCCTCCAAGTCGATCGGTGCCTGCGCTGCGGCGATCTATTTGCTCGATGAGGAAACCACCTCCCTGAAAATGCGAGCCTGTATCGGATTGCCCAAGAGCCGGCTGACTCTCCCACCTCGCCCCCTGAAAGGCTCGCTCGGGGACTTGGAAGCACTCCTCGGAAACGCGGTTCTCCTCACCGATATCGAAATGATGCCGGAATGGCCCAGCCCCGAGGACTTCGGTGCCGCAATCGTCGCACCCATCGGTTCCCAAAATATGCCCTATGGAACCGTTTGGTTCTGGTCGGAGAAAAATCGCGGTTACTCGGCTACCCAAGTCGAAATCGTCAATTTGGCGTCCGGCCGAATCATGAACGAAATCGAACACTCTTTGCTGGGCGAAGAACTGCAAGAGTCGCGAGAAATGCGTAAGCAAATCGATACCGCAAGCGTGACCCAGGCAAGCATGCTTCCCGACGCGCAACGCCTCCATGAACACTTCGATGTGCATGGCTGGACGTTCCAAAACGGCAGCCTCGGCGGCGGTTTTCACCAGTGGGACGCAACCCCCAATCGCATGCTGGGTTTGCTGGTCGGCAACGCGAATCAGCAAGGCCCCGAGGGGGCGCTGGTGGCAACGAGTATCCAGTCGATGACGCGCATGCAGTGGAACCAACAAGCCTCGTTGGGTTCCATCATGCAGTCGATCAATGATCTCCACTGGAGTATGCAGGATGCCGACTGGAAAGCCTCGATGGCTCTGTTCTATATCAATCCCGAAACGGGCTATGGCTCTCTTTGCAACGCGGGGAACGTACACGCGTTCGTGGTATCAGAACGAGGTTTTAGACCGATCGCTGCTAGCTGCAGCCCTATCGCGACTTCGCCAGACCCCACGTTCATCCCGCATCGCTTCGTCCTGCAGCCATCGGAGATCCTCATCGCGTACACATCGGACATCGTCGACGAACAAGTCTATGAACCGAACCCACGCCGGGGTCGCAGCCGCCGAACGATGCCCTACTCGCACCTCAACCAGAATTCCCTGCTTCAAATCGTGCGAGACATGAGCACACAGCGATGCTCTGATATTGCAGGATTCCTGGCAAGAACTCTACCGACCTTTGAAAGGGATCGACGCAACGGTCTCGACCGATCCCTTATCCTGATGAAGAACACCAAGGTTCCGAAGTAA
- the tpx gene encoding thiol peroxidase, which yields MARSGAVTFKGSPMTLLGDELKVGANAPEFTLHYFEGGLKTITLADLKGKPSILSIVPSLDTGICQLQTKRFNTELAALGDKINAVTVSRDLPFAMNRFCGAEDIKSMKVGSDYQSGEFGSKFGLTIDELKLLARAVYVLDANGKVVYAEIVPEVAQEPNYGPALEALKAQL from the coding sequence ATGGCACGCAGCGGCGCTGTAACGTTCAAAGGCTCCCCGATGACCTTGCTCGGAGACGAACTCAAAGTGGGTGCCAACGCTCCCGAGTTCACACTCCACTACTTCGAAGGCGGACTCAAAACAATCACTCTGGCCGACCTCAAAGGTAAGCCCTCGATCTTGAGCATCGTCCCCTCACTCGACACCGGTATTTGCCAATTGCAGACCAAGCGATTCAATACCGAACTCGCGGCCCTAGGAGACAAAATCAACGCGGTTACCGTTAGCCGCGATTTGCCCTTCGCAATGAACCGATTCTGCGGCGCGGAAGACATCAAGTCGATGAAGGTCGGCAGCGATTACCAATCCGGTGAATTCGGCTCGAAGTTCGGTCTAACGATCGACGAACTCAAACTCCTGGCCCGCGCGGTCTACGTCCTCGATGCCAACGGCAAAGTTGTGTATGCCGAAATCGTCCCGGAAGTCGCTCAAGAGCCGAACTACGGACCCGCACTCGAGGCCCTCAAGGCCCAACTTTAG